Proteins encoded together in one Ciona intestinalis chromosome 1, KH, whole genome shotgun sequence window:
- the LOC104266821 gene encoding repetin-like isoform X9, which yields MHRVILALLLLVGLAASAPLAEKKSDGVQDEVQKKWSNKDLFPGLPIASPFDHPLLKHPFYYGGGQAQGQGQAQGNGGQAQHQGQTQGHGGQAQHQGQAQGNGGQAQHQGQAQGNGGQAQHQGQAQHQGQAQHQGQAQGNGGQAQHQGQAHGNGGQAQHQGQAQGNGGQTQHQGQVQRILGNHVSVYPYFPNPKLGAFGGQKQSQVQSQVNKRFFGFQHQAQMQHGGGGGMQAQTQVQAGHGGGGGFQHQSQVQVQHGGYGGFQSQHQSQGQSGYGGAQSQHQMQGQGHSGGFQFQAQHQGSWYKRSGDESEVEKRGLQFQAQRQRGRYGKQSQAQMQGQSGRGGGQFQAQSQKQNGGYSKQSQHQMQGQSGRGGRQFQAQSQKQNGGYGKQSQAQMQGQSGRGGRQFQAQSQKQNGGYSKQSQHQMQGQSGRGGRQFQAQSQKQNGGYGKQSQAQMQGQSGRGGRQFQAQSQKQNGGYRGAQSQHQMQGQGHSGGFQFQAQHQGSWYKRSGDESEVEKRALQFQAQRQKNRGLFGKSRQSQAQFQIGKGGAHVQAQHQEQHGSGKQSQSQVQFGLGKGGLHFGAQHQKQYGK from the exons ATGCATCGTGTGATATTAGCGCTGCTACTCTTAGTTGGGTTGGCCGCATCAGCCCCACTGGCAG AGAAAAAAAGCGACGGAGTTCAAGATG AAGTTCAAAAGAAATGGTCAAATAAGGATTTGTTTCCTGGCTTGCCAATCGCTTCTCCGTTCGACCATCCATTACTGAAACACCCATTTTACTACGGTGGTGGGCAAGCACAAGGCCAGGGACAAGCACAAG GTAACGGTGGACAAGCACAACACCAGGGTCAAACACAAGGCCACGGTGGACAAGCACAACACCAGGGACAAGCACAAGGTAACGGTGGACAAGCACAACACCAGGGACAAGCACAAG GTAACGGTGGACAAGCACAGCACCAGGGACAAGCACAACACCAGGGACAAGCACAACACCAGGGACAAGCACAAGGTAACGGTGGACAAGCACAACACCAGGGACAAGCACATGGTAACGGTGGACAGGCACAACACCAGGGACAAGCACAAGGTAACGGTGGACAAACACAACACCAGGGACAAGTTCAACGCATCTTGGGTAACCATGTATCAGTTTATCCATATTTCCCAAATCCGAAGCTAGGGGCATTCGGTGGCCAGAAACAGTCTCAGGTTCAATCCCAGGTAAACAAGCGTTTCTTTGGTTTCCAACACCAGGCACAAATGCAACACGGTGGCGGCGGTGGAATGCAAGCCCAAACCCAAGTACAAGCCGGACATGGCGGCGGCGGAGGATTCCAACACCAATCCCAGGTGCAAGTTCAACACGGAGGTTATGGAGGTTTCCAGTCTCAACACCAAAGCCAGGGGCAATCTGGTTACGGTGGGGCCCAGTCTCAACACCAAATGCAAGGACAGGGACACAGTGGCGGCTTCCAGTTTCAAGCACAACACCAAGGATCTTGGTACAAACGCAGTGGCGATGAATCGGAGGTCGAGAAGCGAGGTTTACAATTTCAAGCTCAACGACAGAGGGGGAGATATGGTAAGCAGTCCCAGGCCCAAATGCAAGGACAATCTGGCCGGGGTGGAGGCCAATTTCAGGCACAGAGCCAAAAGCAGAACGGTGGGTACAGTAAGCAGTCTCAACACCAAATGCAAGGACAGTCTGGCCGGGGTGGTCGCCAATTTCAGGCACAAAGCCAAAAGCAAAACGGCGGGTACGGTAAGCAGTCCCAGGCCCAAATGCAAGGACAATCTGGCCGGGGTGGTCGCCAATTTCAAGCACAAAGCCAAAAGCAGAACGGTGGGTACAGTAAGCAGTCTCAACACCAAATGCAAGGACAGTCTGGCCGGGGTGGTCGCCAATTTCAGGCACAAAGCCAAAAGCAAAACGGCGGGTACGGTAAGCAGTCCCAGGCCCAAATGCAAGGACAATCTGGCCGGGGTGGTCGCCAATTTCAAGCACAAAGCCAAAAGCAGAACGGTGGGTACCGTGGGGCCCAGTCTCAACACCAAATGCAAGGACAGGGACACAGTGGCGGCTTTCAGTTTCAAGCACAACACCAAGGATCTTGGTACAAACGCAGTGGCGATGAATCGGAGGTCGAAAAGCGAGCTTTACAATTCCAAGCCCAGCGACAGAAGAACAGAGGGCTATTCGGTAAGAGCAGACAGTCCCAGGCCCAATTCCAAATCGGTAAAGGTGGGGCTCATGTTCAAGCACAACACCAGGAGCAACACGGGAGTGGAAAACAATCTCAATCACAAGTTCAGTTTGGGTTAGGCAAGGGGGGTCTGCATTTTGGAGCCCAACACCAGAAACAATACGGAAAATAA
- the LOC104266821 gene encoding chromatin modification-related protein eaf-1-like isoform X7 yields the protein MHRVILALLLLVGLAASAPLAEKKSDGVQDEVQKKWSNKDLFPGLPIASPFDHPLLKHPFYYGGGQAQGQGQAQGNGGQAQHQGQTQGHGGQAQHQGQAQGNGGQAQHQGQAQGNGGQAQHQGQAQGNGGQAQGNGGQAQHQGQAQHQGQAQHQGQAQGNGGQAQHQGQAHGNGGQAQHQGQAQGNGGQTQHQGQVQRILGNHVSVYPYFPNPKLGAFGGQKQSQVQSQVNKRFFGFQHQAQMQHGGGGGMQAQTQVQAGHGGGGGFQHQSQVQVQHGGYGGFQSQHQSQGQSGYGGAQSQHQMQGQGHSGGFQFQAQHQGSWYKRSGDESEVEKRGLQFQAQRQRGRYGKQSQAQMQGQSGRGGGQFQAQSQKQNGGYSKQSQHQMQGQSGRGGRQFQAQSQKQNGGYGKQSQAQMQGQSGRGGRQFQAQSQKQNGGYSKQSQHQMQGQSGRGGRQFQAQSQKQNGGYGKQSQAQMQGQSGRGGRQFQAQSQKQNGGYRGAQSQHQMQGQGHSGGFQFQAQHQGSWYKRSGDESEVEKRALQFQAQRQKNRGLFGKSRQSQAQFQIGKGGAHVQAQHQEQHGSGKQSQSQVQFGLGKGGLHFGAQHQKQYGK from the exons ATGCATCGTGTGATATTAGCGCTGCTACTCTTAGTTGGGTTGGCCGCATCAGCCCCACTGGCAG AGAAAAAAAGCGACGGAGTTCAAGATG AAGTTCAAAAGAAATGGTCAAATAAGGATTTGTTTCCTGGCTTGCCAATCGCTTCTCCGTTCGACCATCCATTACTGAAACACCCATTTTACTACGGTGGTGGGCAAGCACAAGGCCAGGGACAAGCACAAG GTAACGGTGGACAAGCACAACACCAGGGTCAAACACAAGGCCACGGTGGACAAGCACAACACCAGGGACAAGCACAAGGTAACGGTGGACAAGCACAACACCAGGGACAAGCACAAG GTAACGGTGGACAAGCACAACACCAGGGACAAGCACAAGGTAACGGTGGACAAGCACAAG GTAACGGTGGACAAGCACAGCACCAGGGACAAGCACAACACCAGGGACAAGCACAACACCAGGGACAAGCACAAGGTAACGGTGGACAAGCACAACACCAGGGACAAGCACATGGTAACGGTGGACAGGCACAACACCAGGGACAAGCACAAGGTAACGGTGGACAAACACAACACCAGGGACAAGTTCAACGCATCTTGGGTAACCATGTATCAGTTTATCCATATTTCCCAAATCCGAAGCTAGGGGCATTCGGTGGCCAGAAACAGTCTCAGGTTCAATCCCAGGTAAACAAGCGTTTCTTTGGTTTCCAACACCAGGCACAAATGCAACACGGTGGCGGCGGTGGAATGCAAGCCCAAACCCAAGTACAAGCCGGACATGGCGGCGGCGGAGGATTCCAACACCAATCCCAGGTGCAAGTTCAACACGGAGGTTATGGAGGTTTCCAGTCTCAACACCAAAGCCAGGGGCAATCTGGTTACGGTGGGGCCCAGTCTCAACACCAAATGCAAGGACAGGGACACAGTGGCGGCTTCCAGTTTCAAGCACAACACCAAGGATCTTGGTACAAACGCAGTGGCGATGAATCGGAGGTCGAGAAGCGAGGTTTACAATTTCAAGCTCAACGACAGAGGGGGAGATATGGTAAGCAGTCCCAGGCCCAAATGCAAGGACAATCTGGCCGGGGTGGAGGCCAATTTCAGGCACAGAGCCAAAAGCAGAACGGTGGGTACAGTAAGCAGTCTCAACACCAAATGCAAGGACAGTCTGGCCGGGGTGGTCGCCAATTTCAGGCACAAAGCCAAAAGCAAAACGGCGGGTACGGTAAGCAGTCCCAGGCCCAAATGCAAGGACAATCTGGCCGGGGTGGTCGCCAATTTCAAGCACAAAGCCAAAAGCAGAACGGTGGGTACAGTAAGCAGTCTCAACACCAAATGCAAGGACAGTCTGGCCGGGGTGGTCGCCAATTTCAGGCACAAAGCCAAAAGCAAAACGGCGGGTACGGTAAGCAGTCCCAGGCCCAAATGCAAGGACAATCTGGCCGGGGTGGTCGCCAATTTCAAGCACAAAGCCAAAAGCAGAACGGTGGGTACCGTGGGGCCCAGTCTCAACACCAAATGCAAGGACAGGGACACAGTGGCGGCTTTCAGTTTCAAGCACAACACCAAGGATCTTGGTACAAACGCAGTGGCGATGAATCGGAGGTCGAAAAGCGAGCTTTACAATTCCAAGCCCAGCGACAGAAGAACAGAGGGCTATTCGGTAAGAGCAGACAGTCCCAGGCCCAATTCCAAATCGGTAAAGGTGGGGCTCATGTTCAAGCACAACACCAGGAGCAACACGGGAGTGGAAAACAATCTCAATCACAAGTTCAGTTTGGGTTAGGCAAGGGGGGTCTGCATTTTGGAGCCCAACACCAGAAACAATACGGAAAATAA
- the LOC104266821 gene encoding repetin-like isoform X2 has protein sequence MHRVILALLLLVGLAASAPLAEKKSDGVQDEVQKKWSNKDLFPGLPIASPFDHPLLKHPFYYGGGQAQGQGQAQGNGGQAQHQGQTQGHGGQAQHQGQAQGNGGQAQHQGQAQGNGGQAQHQGQAQHQGQAQGHGGQAQHQGQAQGNGGQAQHQGQAQGNGGQAQHQGQAQHQGQAQHQGQAQGNGGQAQHQGQAHGNGGQAQHQGQAQGNGGQTQHQGQVQRILGNHVSVYPYFPNPKLGAFGGQKQSQVQSQVNKRFFGFQHQAQMQHGGGGGMQAQTQVQAGHGGGGGFQHQSQVQVQHGGYGGFQSQHQSQGQSGYGGAQSQHQMQGQGHSGGFQFQAQHQGSWYKRSGDESEVEKRGLQFQAQRQRGRYGKQSQAQMQGQSGRGGGQFQAQSQKQNGGYSKQSQHQMQGQSGRGGRQFQAQSQKQNGGYGKQSQAQMQGQSGRGGRQFQAQSQKQNGGYSKQSQHQMQGQSGRGGRQFQAQSQKQNGGYGKQSQAQMQGQSGRGGRQFQAQSQKQNGGYRGAQSQHQMQGQGHSGGFQFQAQHQGSWYKRSGDESEVEKRALQFQAQRQKNRGLFGKSRQSQAQFQIGKGGAHVQAQHQEQHGSGKQSQSQVQFGLGKGGLHFGAQHQKQYGK, from the exons ATGCATCGTGTGATATTAGCGCTGCTACTCTTAGTTGGGTTGGCCGCATCAGCCCCACTGGCAG AGAAAAAAAGCGACGGAGTTCAAGATG AAGTTCAAAAGAAATGGTCAAATAAGGATTTGTTTCCTGGCTTGCCAATCGCTTCTCCGTTCGACCATCCATTACTGAAACACCCATTTTACTACGGTGGTGGGCAAGCACAAGGCCAGGGACAAGCACAAG GTAACGGTGGACAAGCACAACACCAGGGTCAAACACAAGGCCACGGTGGACAAGCACAACACCAGGGACAAGCACAAGGTAACGGTGGACAAGCACAACACCAGGGACAAGCACAAGGTAACGGTGGACAAGCACAACACCAGGGACAAGCACAACACCAGGGACAAGCACAAGGTCATGGTGGACAAGCACAACACCAGGGACAAGCACAAGGTAACGGTGGACAAGCACAACACCAGGGACAAGCACAAG GTAACGGTGGACAAGCACAGCACCAGGGACAAGCACAACACCAGGGACAAGCACAACACCAGGGACAAGCACAAGGTAACGGTGGACAAGCACAACACCAGGGACAAGCACATGGTAACGGTGGACAGGCACAACACCAGGGACAAGCACAAGGTAACGGTGGACAAACACAACACCAGGGACAAGTTCAACGCATCTTGGGTAACCATGTATCAGTTTATCCATATTTCCCAAATCCGAAGCTAGGGGCATTCGGTGGCCAGAAACAGTCTCAGGTTCAATCCCAGGTAAACAAGCGTTTCTTTGGTTTCCAACACCAGGCACAAATGCAACACGGTGGCGGCGGTGGAATGCAAGCCCAAACCCAAGTACAAGCCGGACATGGCGGCGGCGGAGGATTCCAACACCAATCCCAGGTGCAAGTTCAACACGGAGGTTATGGAGGTTTCCAGTCTCAACACCAAAGCCAGGGGCAATCTGGTTACGGTGGGGCCCAGTCTCAACACCAAATGCAAGGACAGGGACACAGTGGCGGCTTCCAGTTTCAAGCACAACACCAAGGATCTTGGTACAAACGCAGTGGCGATGAATCGGAGGTCGAGAAGCGAGGTTTACAATTTCAAGCTCAACGACAGAGGGGGAGATATGGTAAGCAGTCCCAGGCCCAAATGCAAGGACAATCTGGCCGGGGTGGAGGCCAATTTCAGGCACAGAGCCAAAAGCAGAACGGTGGGTACAGTAAGCAGTCTCAACACCAAATGCAAGGACAGTCTGGCCGGGGTGGTCGCCAATTTCAGGCACAAAGCCAAAAGCAAAACGGCGGGTACGGTAAGCAGTCCCAGGCCCAAATGCAAGGACAATCTGGCCGGGGTGGTCGCCAATTTCAAGCACAAAGCCAAAAGCAGAACGGTGGGTACAGTAAGCAGTCTCAACACCAAATGCAAGGACAGTCTGGCCGGGGTGGTCGCCAATTTCAGGCACAAAGCCAAAAGCAAAACGGCGGGTACGGTAAGCAGTCCCAGGCCCAAATGCAAGGACAATCTGGCCGGGGTGGTCGCCAATTTCAAGCACAAAGCCAAAAGCAGAACGGTGGGTACCGTGGGGCCCAGTCTCAACACCAAATGCAAGGACAGGGACACAGTGGCGGCTTTCAGTTTCAAGCACAACACCAAGGATCTTGGTACAAACGCAGTGGCGATGAATCGGAGGTCGAAAAGCGAGCTTTACAATTCCAAGCCCAGCGACAGAAGAACAGAGGGCTATTCGGTAAGAGCAGACAGTCCCAGGCCCAATTCCAAATCGGTAAAGGTGGGGCTCATGTTCAAGCACAACACCAGGAGCAACACGGGAGTGGAAAACAATCTCAATCACAAGTTCAGTTTGGGTTAGGCAAGGGGGGTCTGCATTTTGGAGCCCAACACCAGAAACAATACGGAAAATAA
- the LOC104266821 gene encoding hornerin-like isoform X5, with protein MHRVILALLLLVGLAASAPLAEKKSDGVQDEVQKKWSNKDLFPGLPIASPFDHPLLKHPFYYGGGQAQGQGQAQGNGGQAQHQGQTQGHGGQAQHQGQAQGNGGQAQHQGQAQGNGGQAQHQGQAQHQGQAQGHGGQAQHQGQAQGNGGQAQHQGQAQGNGGQAQGNGGQAQHQGQAHGNGGQAQHQGQAQGNGGQTQHQGQVQRILGNHVSVYPYFPNPKLGAFGGQKQSQVQSQVNKRFFGFQHQAQMQHGGGGGMQAQTQVQAGHGGGGGFQHQSQVQVQHGGYGGFQSQHQSQGQSGYGGAQSQHQMQGQGHSGGFQFQAQHQGSWYKRSGDESEVEKRGLQFQAQRQRGRYGKQSQAQMQGQSGRGGGQFQAQSQKQNGGYSKQSQHQMQGQSGRGGRQFQAQSQKQNGGYGKQSQAQMQGQSGRGGRQFQAQSQKQNGGYSKQSQHQMQGQSGRGGRQFQAQSQKQNGGYGKQSQAQMQGQSGRGGRQFQAQSQKQNGGYRGAQSQHQMQGQGHSGGFQFQAQHQGSWYKRSGDESEVEKRALQFQAQRQKNRGLFGKSRQSQAQFQIGKGGAHVQAQHQEQHGSGKQSQSQVQFGLGKGGLHFGAQHQKQYGK; from the exons ATGCATCGTGTGATATTAGCGCTGCTACTCTTAGTTGGGTTGGCCGCATCAGCCCCACTGGCAG AGAAAAAAAGCGACGGAGTTCAAGATG AAGTTCAAAAGAAATGGTCAAATAAGGATTTGTTTCCTGGCTTGCCAATCGCTTCTCCGTTCGACCATCCATTACTGAAACACCCATTTTACTACGGTGGTGGGCAAGCACAAGGCCAGGGACAAGCACAAG GTAACGGTGGACAAGCACAACACCAGGGTCAAACACAAGGCCACGGTGGACAAGCACAACACCAGGGACAAGCACAAGGTAACGGTGGACAAGCACAACACCAGGGACAAGCACAAGGTAACGGTGGACAAGCACAACACCAGGGACAAGCACAACACCAGGGACAAGCACAAGGTCATGGTGGACAAGCACAACACCAGGGACAAGCACAAGGTAACGGTGGACAAGCACAACACCAGGGACAAGCACAAGGTAACGGTGGACAAGCACAAG GTAACGGTGGACAAGCACAACACCAGGGACAAGCACATGGTAACGGTGGACAGGCACAACACCAGGGACAAGCACAAGGTAACGGTGGACAAACACAACACCAGGGACAAGTTCAACGCATCTTGGGTAACCATGTATCAGTTTATCCATATTTCCCAAATCCGAAGCTAGGGGCATTCGGTGGCCAGAAACAGTCTCAGGTTCAATCCCAGGTAAACAAGCGTTTCTTTGGTTTCCAACACCAGGCACAAATGCAACACGGTGGCGGCGGTGGAATGCAAGCCCAAACCCAAGTACAAGCCGGACATGGCGGCGGCGGAGGATTCCAACACCAATCCCAGGTGCAAGTTCAACACGGAGGTTATGGAGGTTTCCAGTCTCAACACCAAAGCCAGGGGCAATCTGGTTACGGTGGGGCCCAGTCTCAACACCAAATGCAAGGACAGGGACACAGTGGCGGCTTCCAGTTTCAAGCACAACACCAAGGATCTTGGTACAAACGCAGTGGCGATGAATCGGAGGTCGAGAAGCGAGGTTTACAATTTCAAGCTCAACGACAGAGGGGGAGATATGGTAAGCAGTCCCAGGCCCAAATGCAAGGACAATCTGGCCGGGGTGGAGGCCAATTTCAGGCACAGAGCCAAAAGCAGAACGGTGGGTACAGTAAGCAGTCTCAACACCAAATGCAAGGACAGTCTGGCCGGGGTGGTCGCCAATTTCAGGCACAAAGCCAAAAGCAAAACGGCGGGTACGGTAAGCAGTCCCAGGCCCAAATGCAAGGACAATCTGGCCGGGGTGGTCGCCAATTTCAAGCACAAAGCCAAAAGCAGAACGGTGGGTACAGTAAGCAGTCTCAACACCAAATGCAAGGACAGTCTGGCCGGGGTGGTCGCCAATTTCAGGCACAAAGCCAAAAGCAAAACGGCGGGTACGGTAAGCAGTCCCAGGCCCAAATGCAAGGACAATCTGGCCGGGGTGGTCGCCAATTTCAAGCACAAAGCCAAAAGCAGAACGGTGGGTACCGTGGGGCCCAGTCTCAACACCAAATGCAAGGACAGGGACACAGTGGCGGCTTTCAGTTTCAAGCACAACACCAAGGATCTTGGTACAAACGCAGTGGCGATGAATCGGAGGTCGAAAAGCGAGCTTTACAATTCCAAGCCCAGCGACAGAAGAACAGAGGGCTATTCGGTAAGAGCAGACAGTCCCAGGCCCAATTCCAAATCGGTAAAGGTGGGGCTCATGTTCAAGCACAACACCAGGAGCAACACGGGAGTGGAAAACAATCTCAATCACAAGTTCAGTTTGGGTTAGGCAAGGGGGGTCTGCATTTTGGAGCCCAACACCAGAAACAATACGGAAAATAA
- the LOC104266821 gene encoding repetin-like isoform X1: MHRVILALLLLVGLAASAPLAEKKSDGVQDEVQKKWSNKDLFPGLPIASPFDHPLLKHPFYYGGGQAQGQGQAQGNGGQAQHQGQTQGHGGQAQHQGQAQGNGGQAQHQGQAQGNGGQAQHQGQAQHQGQAQGHGGQAQHQGQAQGNGGQAQHQGQAQGNGGQAQGNGGQAQHQGQAQHQGQAQHQGQAQGNGGQAQHQGQAHGNGGQAQHQGQAQGNGGQTQHQGQVQRILGNHVSVYPYFPNPKLGAFGGQKQSQVQSQVNKRFFGFQHQAQMQHGGGGGMQAQTQVQAGHGGGGGFQHQSQVQVQHGGYGGFQSQHQSQGQSGYGGAQSQHQMQGQGHSGGFQFQAQHQGSWYKRSGDESEVEKRGLQFQAQRQRGRYGKQSQAQMQGQSGRGGGQFQAQSQKQNGGYSKQSQHQMQGQSGRGGRQFQAQSQKQNGGYGKQSQAQMQGQSGRGGRQFQAQSQKQNGGYSKQSQHQMQGQSGRGGRQFQAQSQKQNGGYGKQSQAQMQGQSGRGGRQFQAQSQKQNGGYRGAQSQHQMQGQGHSGGFQFQAQHQGSWYKRSGDESEVEKRALQFQAQRQKNRGLFGKSRQSQAQFQIGKGGAHVQAQHQEQHGSGKQSQSQVQFGLGKGGLHFGAQHQKQYGK; this comes from the exons ATGCATCGTGTGATATTAGCGCTGCTACTCTTAGTTGGGTTGGCCGCATCAGCCCCACTGGCAG AGAAAAAAAGCGACGGAGTTCAAGATG AAGTTCAAAAGAAATGGTCAAATAAGGATTTGTTTCCTGGCTTGCCAATCGCTTCTCCGTTCGACCATCCATTACTGAAACACCCATTTTACTACGGTGGTGGGCAAGCACAAGGCCAGGGACAAGCACAAG GTAACGGTGGACAAGCACAACACCAGGGTCAAACACAAGGCCACGGTGGACAAGCACAACACCAGGGACAAGCACAAGGTAACGGTGGACAAGCACAACACCAGGGACAAGCACAAGGTAACGGTGGACAAGCACAACACCAGGGACAAGCACAACACCAGGGACAAGCACAAGGTCATGGTGGACAAGCACAACACCAGGGACAAGCACAAGGTAACGGTGGACAAGCACAACACCAGGGACAAGCACAAGGTAACGGTGGACAAGCACAAG GTAACGGTGGACAAGCACAGCACCAGGGACAAGCACAACACCAGGGACAAGCACAACACCAGGGACAAGCACAAGGTAACGGTGGACAAGCACAACACCAGGGACAAGCACATGGTAACGGTGGACAGGCACAACACCAGGGACAAGCACAAGGTAACGGTGGACAAACACAACACCAGGGACAAGTTCAACGCATCTTGGGTAACCATGTATCAGTTTATCCATATTTCCCAAATCCGAAGCTAGGGGCATTCGGTGGCCAGAAACAGTCTCAGGTTCAATCCCAGGTAAACAAGCGTTTCTTTGGTTTCCAACACCAGGCACAAATGCAACACGGTGGCGGCGGTGGAATGCAAGCCCAAACCCAAGTACAAGCCGGACATGGCGGCGGCGGAGGATTCCAACACCAATCCCAGGTGCAAGTTCAACACGGAGGTTATGGAGGTTTCCAGTCTCAACACCAAAGCCAGGGGCAATCTGGTTACGGTGGGGCCCAGTCTCAACACCAAATGCAAGGACAGGGACACAGTGGCGGCTTCCAGTTTCAAGCACAACACCAAGGATCTTGGTACAAACGCAGTGGCGATGAATCGGAGGTCGAGAAGCGAGGTTTACAATTTCAAGCTCAACGACAGAGGGGGAGATATGGTAAGCAGTCCCAGGCCCAAATGCAAGGACAATCTGGCCGGGGTGGAGGCCAATTTCAGGCACAGAGCCAAAAGCAGAACGGTGGGTACAGTAAGCAGTCTCAACACCAAATGCAAGGACAGTCTGGCCGGGGTGGTCGCCAATTTCAGGCACAAAGCCAAAAGCAAAACGGCGGGTACGGTAAGCAGTCCCAGGCCCAAATGCAAGGACAATCTGGCCGGGGTGGTCGCCAATTTCAAGCACAAAGCCAAAAGCAGAACGGTGGGTACAGTAAGCAGTCTCAACACCAAATGCAAGGACAGTCTGGCCGGGGTGGTCGCCAATTTCAGGCACAAAGCCAAAAGCAAAACGGCGGGTACGGTAAGCAGTCCCAGGCCCAAATGCAAGGACAATCTGGCCGGGGTGGTCGCCAATTTCAAGCACAAAGCCAAAAGCAGAACGGTGGGTACCGTGGGGCCCAGTCTCAACACCAAATGCAAGGACAGGGACACAGTGGCGGCTTTCAGTTTCAAGCACAACACCAAGGATCTTGGTACAAACGCAGTGGCGATGAATCGGAGGTCGAAAAGCGAGCTTTACAATTCCAAGCCCAGCGACAGAAGAACAGAGGGCTATTCGGTAAGAGCAGACAGTCCCAGGCCCAATTCCAAATCGGTAAAGGTGGGGCTCATGTTCAAGCACAACACCAGGAGCAACACGGGAGTGGAAAACAATCTCAATCACAAGTTCAGTTTGGGTTAGGCAAGGGGGGTCTGCATTTTGGAGCCCAACACCAGAAACAATACGGAAAATAA